The DNA sequence CGCCGCCGCCACCAGCAGCGACAGCCGGGCCCGGATGGGCAGGGCACGGACGCGGCGGACCAGCCCGCTCACTCCGCGCCCCCCTGCCGCAGCACGTACCCCACCCCCCGCACCGTGTGCACCAGGCGCGGCTCGCCGCCCGCCTCGGTCTTGCGGCGCAGGTACATGACGTACACGTCGAGGGAGTTGGAGGAGGGCTCGAAGTCGAAGCCCCAGACCGCCTTCAGGATCTGCTCCCGGGTGAGGACCTGGCGCGGGTGCGCCATGAACATCTCCAGCAGCGTGAACTCCGTGCGGGTCAGCTCCACCGGCCGGCCGCCCCGGACGACCTCGCGGGTCGACAGGTCCATGCGCAGGTCGGCGAAGGCCAGGACGTCGTCGGACTCGGCGGAGGCGGCCACCGCCGCCGCGTACGAGCTGCGGCGCAGCAGCGCGCGGATCCGGGCGAACAGTTCGTCCAGCTCGAACGGCTTGACCAGGTAGTCGTCCGCCCCCGCGTCCAGCCCGGTCACCCGGTCGCCGACCGTGTCCCGGGCCGTCAGCATCAGGATGGGTGTGGTGTCACCGGTGGCGCGGATGCGGCGGGCGGCGGTCAGGCCGTCCATGCGGGGCATCTGGATGTCGAGCACGACCAGGTCCGGCCGGTACGCCGCCGCCTTCTCCAGGGCGTCCGCGCCGTCGACGGCGACCTCGGTGCCGTACCCCTCGAAGGCCAGGCTGCGCTGGAGCGCTTCGCGCACCGCCGGCTCGTCGTCGACGATCAGGATGCGCTGGGGGGCACGGTCGCCTTCTGCGGGGCTCATGGGCTCGGGGGGTCCTTCGTCGTCCGGTGCGGTCTCGGGTCTTCAGCCTCGCATGCTTCCCGGGCGGGACGTCAGGTCGTGGAGCCGGAGCGCAGGGTCTCCAGGTCGGCCTTGACCGTGTTGACCGGGATGGCGAAGCCCAGGCCCACGCTGCCCGCCTCGGACGAGGACGAGCCGCTGCCGCTGCCGCTGCCGCTCGCCGAGTACATCGCGGAGTTGATGCCGATGATGGTGCCGTTCATGTCGATCAGCGCTCCGCCGGAGTTCCCGGGGTTCAGGGACGCGTCCGTCTGGATCGCCTGGTAGGTGGTGGTGGAGCTGCCGGTGTCGCCGTTGAACTCCTGGCCGCCGTACTCGAAGGGCCAGCCGCCGCCCTGCTGCCGCTGCTGCTGGCCCTGGCTCTCGTCCGTCGAGACGGTCACGTCGCGGTCGAGGGCCGAGACGATGCCGCTGGTCACCGTGCCGGTCAGGCCCTCGGGGGAGCCGATCGCGACGACCTGGTCGCCGACCCGCACCCCGTCGGAGTCGCCGAGGGTGGCCGCCTGGAGGCCGGAGGCGTCCTCCAGCTCGATCAGCGCCAGGTCCTTCTTGCTGTCGGTGCCGACGACCCGCGCGGTGTAGGTCTTGCCGTCACTCGTCCGCACCTTGATCGAGGAGGCGCCGGCGACGACGTG is a window from the Streptomyces capillispiralis genome containing:
- a CDS encoding response regulator transcription factor, which translates into the protein MSPAEGDRAPQRILIVDDEPAVREALQRSLAFEGYGTEVAVDGADALEKAAAYRPDLVVLDIQMPRMDGLTAARRIRATGDTTPILMLTARDTVGDRVTGLDAGADDYLVKPFELDELFARIRALLRRSSYAAAVAASAESDDVLAFADLRMDLSTREVVRGGRPVELTRTEFTLLEMFMAHPRQVLTREQILKAVWGFDFEPSSNSLDVYVMYLRRKTEAGGEPRLVHTVRGVGYVLRQGGAE
- a CDS encoding S1C family serine protease — its product is MTESLRPSGAYESSPQQVNPEWPPPPPYTPATAQPSQPVEPSHPARPPQPSQPPLPRRKRARGPGALLAAVAIVAAAVGGGTAYGVQELTGNDTVASAGSTGTTVVPSSQKGTVSGVAEAVTPSIVEINATSNAGSSTGSGVIITDDGEIITNNHVVAGASSIKVRTSDGKTYTARVVGTDSKKDLALIELEDASGLQAATLGDSDGVRVGDQVVAIGSPEGLTGTVTSGIVSALDRDVTVSTDESQGQQQRQQGGGWPFEYGGQEFNGDTGSSTTTYQAIQTDASLNPGNSGGALIDMNGTIIGINSAMYSASGSGSGSGSSSSEAGSVGLGFAIPVNTVKADLETLRSGSTT